From the Theobroma cacao cultivar B97-61/B2 chromosome 2, Criollo_cocoa_genome_V2, whole genome shotgun sequence genome, one window contains:
- the LOC18608113 gene encoding uncharacterized protein LOC18608113 yields MANQLENLVESIKSKVRALKKSKKPYIKMDKSSSVKVEIRSRKARKLIDKTLKGADRPGNRSIS; encoded by the coding sequence ATGGCGAACCAGTTGGAGAACTTGGTGGAATCAATCAAGTCCAAGGTAAGGGCCCTGAAGAAGTCCAAGAAGCCATACATTAAGATGGACAAGAGCTCAAGCGTGAAGGTCGAGATCCGTAGCAGGAAGGCAAGAAAGCTTATAGACAAGACTTTGAAGGGCGCTGACCGCCCTGGAAACCGTAGCATTTCatga
- the LOC18608112 gene encoding uncharacterized protein LOC18608112: protein MRSKGRKAKKQSKLMKIVCSPIRLLSKARAFYVKNIEECAGGVGRGGGVVCPAPPAASRLHKSFSVNSSKASDDEEFRQLLRAASKRGIDSKVQSSGMKRTTAGSGGMGMRSYSVGIGKIGRIDEDKPCSFEEEEIDAMLYPRSRSYAARRNVVVYR, encoded by the coding sequence ATGAGAAGCAAAGGACGCAAAGCAAAGAAGCAAAGCAAGTTAATGAAAATCGTATGTTCACCCATCAGACTTCTAAGCAAGGCAAGAGCCTTCTACGTGAAGAATATAGAGGAGTGCGCTGGCGGGGTTGGTCGTGGCGGTGGGGTGGTTTGCCCTGCTCCCCCTGCAGCTTCACGCTTGCATAAGAGCTTCAGTGTCAACTCCTCTAAGGCAAGCGACGATGAAGAGTTTAGACAACTGCTTCGTGCGGCATCTAAGCGAGGGATAGACAGCAAGGTGCAATCATCAGGCATGAAACGGACCACAGCGGGATCTGGTGGGATGGGGatgagaagctacagtgttGGGATTGGAAAGATTGGGAGAATTGACGAGGACAAGCCTTGTTCCTTTGAGGAAGAAGAGATTGATGCTATGCTGTATCCGCGAAGTAGAAGCTACGCAGCTAGGAGGAATGTTGTAGTGTATCGCTAG
- the LOC18608109 gene encoding magnesium transporter MRS2-3, translating to MRSQPPPPPPKPEDDPDLLIRATPTSNQPLTTSVAGHRKKGTGVRAWLLLDSTGQTQVVEAGKHAIMKRTGLPARDLRILDPLLSYPSTILGRERAIVINLEHIKAIITAQEVLLLNSKDPSVTPFVDELQSRISCHYQATKAQECVVDDSNCIIRTSSKNWSARFSLPQNQDEEGTAEEKQGIENPDGSRILPFEFVALEACLEAACSCLDNEARTLEQEAHPALDKLTSKISTLNLERVRQIKSRLVAITGRVQKVRDELEHLLDDDEDMAEMYLTEKQQFENSSASSMDESDVINDEVLQPDFTDRTPVEISLASNYEGDLQDSDNPQLNAIGRDSHGTHTSTTHSAMSKHLDVEELEMLLEAYFVQIDGTLNKLSTLREYVDDTEDYINIMLDDKQNHLLQMGVMLTTATLVISAFIVVAGIFGMNIHIELFEDGKAGNLEFLWTIGGGTTGTIFLYVIAIAWCKYKRLLE from the exons ATGAGATCTCAACCTCCACCGCCTCCGCCCAAACCCGAGGACGATCCGGATCTTTTAATTCGGGCCACTCCAACCTCGAATCAACCTCTCACCACATCCGTTGCGGGGCATCGGAAAAAAGGGACCGGTGTCCGGGCATGGCTTTTACTGGACTCAACGGGACAGACCCAAGTGGTGGAGGCGGGAAAGCATGCTATCATGAAACGCACGGGTTTACCCGCTCGAGATCTTCGGATCTTGGACCCACTTCTGTCGTACCCGTCGACGATTCTGGGTCGAGAAAGGGCGATCGTGATTAACTTGGAGCACATAAAGGCAATCATCACGGCCCAAGAGGTTTTACTGTTGAATTCTAAGGATCCTTCGGTTACGCCTTTCGTTGATGAGCTACAAAGCCGGATTTCGTGTCATTATCAAGCAACCAAAGCCCAg GAGTGCGTTGTTGATGATTCCAACTGCATCATTCGAACTAGTTCCAAAAATTGGTCAGCAAGGTTTTCACTGCCTCAGAATCAAGATGAGGAAGGTACGGCAGAAGAGAAACAGGGTATTGAGAACCCGGATGGATCAAGGATTCTCCCATTTGAGTTTGTTGCATTGGAGGCATGCCTTGAAGCTGCTTGCAGCTGCTTAGATAATGAA GCAAGGACATTGGAGCAAGAGGCTCATCCAGCCTTGGATAAATTGACTTCAAAGATTAGTACTCTCAATTTGGAGCGTGTTCGCCAAATTAAAAGCCGCTTGGTTGCAATAACCGGGCGTGTTCAAAAG GTAAGGGATGAATTGGAACATTTGctagatgatgatgaagatatGGCTGAGATGTATTTAACTGAGAAacaacaatttgaaaattcgtCAGCCTCTTCTATGGATGAGAGTGATGTTATAAATGACGAAGTTCTCCAACCAGACTTCACTGACAG GACACCTGTTGAAATCTCCTTGGCAAGCAATTATGAAGGTGATCTCCAAGACTCTGACAACCCACAGTTAAATGCAATTGGCAGAGACAGTCATGGAACTCATACAAGTACTACGCACAGTGCTATGAGCAAGCACCTCGATGTAGAAGAGTTAGAAATGCTCTTGGAAGCATATTTTGTACAAATTGATGGCACACTGAACAAGCTATCCACG CTGAGGGAATACGTGGATGACACAGAGGACTACATTAACATAATGCTGGATGACAAACAGAACCATCTCTTGCAGATGGGAGTCATGCTGACGACAGCAACCCTTGTAATCAGTGCTTTTATTGTTGTTGCTGGTATCTTTGGCATGAATATCCATATTGAGCTATTTGAAGATGGTAAAGCAGGGAATTTGGAATTTCTATGGACAATTGGAGGTGGTACTACGGGGACAATATTCCTCTATGTGATTGCTATTGCATGGTGTAAGTACAAGCGCTTGTTAGAGTAG
- the LOC18608110 gene encoding coumaroyl-CoA:anthocyanidin 3-O-glucoside-6''-O-coumaroyltransferase 1, which translates to MAQANEKLQVLDCSHVSPPPASVPTTSLRLTFFDLPWFAFPNIQRLFFYEFPYPTLYFTDTVLPLLKHSLSLTLQHFFPYAAKFMCPPPPGKPYLRYEDGDFVTFTVVESSADFNHVIANYPRDVKLLRPFAPQLPTVPVAEDGTRVLPVIAFQVTLFPNSGICIGSNYCHVVGDGKTFMHFMRSWSSVHRAGGGDLTCLEKSIPSWNKDVIKDPDGIESLHLKIYWNWVASNNENSGPTHVAAADKVRATFLLGRAHVKKLKHLVTEAKSEQLHISTFVVTCAFIWVCLIKSQESSTRNSSDADDNKFYYFQFPFDCRNRLEFPVPETYFGNCLKPSIAEVQKSELIGENGILLAAKAIGNKIKEIENRGFRDVESWVATLMERTRLGRFVSVSGSPKFYVYDVNFGWGRPRKVELVHIDSNETISLAECRDEQGGFEVGVASNKKQMDEFSAIFVQSLKLL; encoded by the coding sequence ATGGCTCAAGCCAACGAGAAATTGCAGGTTCTAGATTGCAGTCATGTTTCTCCGCCTCCGGCCTCAGTTCCCACAACCTCTCTCCGTCTCACTTTCTTTGATCTGCCGTGGTTTGCTTTTCCTAATATACAGCGCCTTTTCTTCTACGAATTCCCATACCCTACCTTGTACTTCACGGATACCGTTCTCCCACTGCTAAAACACTCTCTTTCCCTGACTCTCCAACATTTTTTTCCATACGCAGCCAAATTCATGTGCCCTCCACCACCCGGCAAGCCTTATCTCCGTTATGAAGATGGTGATTTTGTTACCTTCACGGTCGTTGAATCCTCTGCAGATTTCAACCATGTTATTGCCAATTATCCGCGAGATGTTAAATTGTTACGTCCCTTTGCGCCACAGCTGCCAACCGTACCCGTGGCAGAAGATGGTACTCGTGTCCTCCCAGTCATAGCCTTTCAAGTCACCTTGTTTCCAAACTCTGGCATTTGCATCGGGTCCAATTATTGTCATGTGGTTGGCGATGGGAAAACGTTCATGCATTTCATGAGGTCTTGGTCGTCTGTTCATAGGGCGGGTGGCGGTGACTTGACTTgccttgaaaaatcaattccTTCGTGGAACAAGGATGTCATCAAGGATCCTGATGGGATAGAGTCCCTCCACTTGAAAATTTACTGGAACTGGGTAGCATCGAATAATGAAAATTCCGGCCCAACCCATGTTGCAGCAGCGGATAAGGTTCGGGCCACATTTTTGTTGGGTCGAGCCCATGTCAAAAAACTCAAGCATTTGGTCACAGAAGCCAAATCAGAGCAATTGCATATATCAACTTTTGTGGTGACGTGTGCCTTCATATGGGTTTGTTTGATCAAATCACAAGAAAGTTCTACTCGTAACTCATCAGATGCTGATGATAATAAGTTTTACTACTTTCAGTTCCCCTTTGATTGCCGTAACCGCCTGGAATTTCCAGTTCCGGAAACATATTTTGGAAATTGCCTAAAACCAAGTATTGCAGAAGTCCAGAAAAGTGAGCTAATAGGAGAAAATGGGATTCTATTGGCGGCGAAAGCTATTGGgaacaaaattaaagaaattgagAATCGTGGGTTCAGAGATGTGGAGAGTTGGGTAGCAACTCTTATGGAAAGAACAAGATTAGGGCGTTTTGTTTCTGTCTCTGGATCGCCAAAATTTTATGTCTATGATGTTAATTTTGGGTGGGGAAGGCCTCGTAAGGTCGAGTTGGTTCACATCGACTCTAATGAGACTATATCTCTTGCGGAGTGTAGAGATGAGCAAGGTGGATTTGAGGTTGGTGTAGCCTCAAACAAGAAGCAAATGGATGAATTCAGTGCTATCTTTGTACAGAGTTTGAAGCTCCTTTGA
- the LOC18608108 gene encoding uncharacterized protein LOC18608108 — MSSMAQSVLMALTVTVNQFASSNVHAVHKKQGKSPPPTTSKPKPSTTTPITAGAATSDTIGIGRRGLILSAVASAPQLNDSRTELLKKYLKKSEENKAKNDKERQDNYYKRNYKDYFEFVEGTLKGKSEEQLTESEKGILDWLKANK; from the exons ATGAGTTCAATGGCGCAAAGCGTACTGATGGCACTGACTGTAACAGTCAACCAGTTTGCTTCTTCAAATGTGCATGCAGTGCACAAGAAACAAGGCAAATCCCCACCCCCCACCACTTCTAAACCAAAACCAAGTACCACGACGCCAATTACAGCAGGTGCAGCAACCAGTGACACCATTGGTATAGGAAGGAGAGGTCTCATTTTATCCGCTGTGGCTTCCGCTCCTCAACTCAATGATTCCAGAACCGAGCTTCTCAAAA AGTATCTGAAGAAATCAGAGGAAAACAAAGCCAAGAATGACAAAGAG AGACAGGACAATTATTACAAGCGCAACTACAAGGATTACTTTGAATTCGTAGAAGGGACTCTGAAAGGGAAGAGCGAGGAGCAGCTGACAGAATCAGAGAAGGGTATTCTTGATTGGCTCAAAGCCAACAAATAA
- the LOC18608107 gene encoding uncharacterized protein LOC18608107, producing MNVLASSECRSGCESGWTLYLEQSFLSANPSHKDRKSGFCDEPRENRVKGEDVEDEEEEEDLSMVSDASSGPPHLNEDNGYFNDDSRYQYSATKGATLNNKDSKGHRKEEHRRPRKDQELPSFLDDTASSPLINNNFALTNNQASKESVFDYPQGFSASRFQGGSAFQDHFGFLQSSPSGSQLQNNQYWY from the exons atgaatgtcTTGGCTTCATCAGAATGCAGAAGTGGGTGTGAGTCTGGTTGGACTCTTTACTTAGAacaatcttttctttctgcAAATCCTTCACATAAAGATAGAAAGAGTGGTTTTTGTGATGAACCTAGAGAGAATAGAGTTAAAGGAGAGGATgttgaagatgaagaagaagaagaagacctgTCCATGGTTTCTGATGCATCTTCTGGGCCTCCACATTTAAATGAAGATAATGGTTACTTCAATGATGATAGCCGATATCAATATTCCGCAACCAAAGGTGCTACATTGAATAACAAGGACAGCAAAGGACACAGAAAGGAGGAACATCGACGACCCCGGAAAGATCAAGAACTGCCTTCGTTTCTTGATGATACTGCCAGCTCTCCTCTCATCAAT AACAATTTTGCTCTCACAAATAATCAAGCTTCGAAGGAGAGTGTCTTTGATTATCCCCAGGGGTTCTCTGCATCACGCTTTCAG GGAGGATCTGCATTCCAAGACCACTTTGGTTTTTTACAGTCTTCTCCATCTGGAAGCCAGCTACAAAATAACCA GTACTGGTATTAA